One part of the Actinomyces howellii genome encodes these proteins:
- a CDS encoding phosphotransferase family protein, whose translation MEALTVARRLPGLRRAWPRADGSMTAELVDPAGGVDQRLRAVRISAQGVVEQLPYATDPALPGLSPRLPGRLVVHRAGRRAVVLQDDRALKLLRPGRATDLPPGAAQAFGAIGLRTAPVLESGRDHLATALLPGRTLHELGDDGAAGWARLAELWPGLAGAPTTLPAHGPRQEAEVLERWLALALRHGALDRPGTLTGEVHRACARLVDGRPDPPVAAHRDLHDKQLLWDGSRVSLLDLDTAACAEPALDLGNLMAHVDLMGLTGALSQDGWRTVLDLLDGVATAMAVRTERLRVYTHASRLRLVCVHAFRPGSRSWLAAWLEQSLSAQGGRFLEQGRSGR comes from the coding sequence GTGGAGGCACTGACCGTCGCGCGCCGCCTGCCCGGGCTGCGCCGCGCCTGGCCCCGCGCAGACGGATCGATGACCGCCGAGCTGGTCGACCCCGCCGGCGGGGTCGACCAGCGCCTGCGCGCGGTGAGGATCTCGGCCCAGGGCGTGGTCGAGCAGCTGCCCTACGCCACGGACCCGGCGCTGCCGGGGCTCTCGCCACGGCTACCGGGCCGTCTTGTGGTCCACCGTGCGGGGAGGCGCGCCGTCGTCCTCCAGGACGACAGGGCCCTCAAGCTCCTGCGCCCCGGACGGGCCACCGACCTGCCACCGGGCGCGGCTCAGGCCTTCGGGGCCATCGGCCTGCGGACCGCCCCCGTGCTCGAGAGCGGCCGGGACCACCTGGCCACCGCCCTCCTGCCCGGCCGCACCCTGCACGAGCTCGGCGACGACGGAGCGGCGGGCTGGGCACGTCTGGCCGAGCTCTGGCCCGGCCTGGCCGGCGCGCCCACGACGCTGCCCGCGCACGGGCCGCGTCAGGAGGCAGAGGTACTCGAGCGGTGGCTGGCGCTGGCCCTGCGGCACGGCGCCCTGGACCGTCCTGGGACGCTGACCGGCGAGGTCCACCGCGCCTGCGCCCGGCTCGTCGACGGCAGGCCGGACCCTCCGGTGGCCGCCCACCGGGACCTGCACGACAAGCAGCTGCTGTGGGACGGCAGCCGCGTGTCCCTGCTCGACCTCGACACGGCGGCCTGCGCTGAGCCGGCCCTCGACCTGGGCAACCTCATGGCCCACGTCGACCTCATGGGCCTGACCGGCGCACTGAGCCAGGACGGCTGGCGCACCGTCCTCGACCTGCTCGACGGCGTCGCCACCGCCATGGCGGTCCGCACCGAGCGTCTGCGGGTGTACACGCACGCCTCCAGGCTGCGTCTGGTGTGCGTGCACGCCTTCCGACCCGGGTCCCGGTCGTGGCTGGCCGCCTGGCTCGAGCAGAGCCTGAGCGCCCAGGGGGGACGGTTCCTGGAGCAGGGACGATCCGGACGATGA
- a CDS encoding aminoglycoside phosphotransferase family protein: MTARSVSAAVETLLDPTALSELVDQPVRAGRLRIKPGVSVAVSLLRRGDGAPAGWARLLWPVSRTKAESSRRRAERLGLSTAQRLLPDGLLVEHGPIPADPRLGAVIDRAHRHGVLEGWEPEAVLRHNPLRRLVVAYGDRVVKLSAAPRPHDRELHLLVQRRLAVPEDLGVPTDREAPALGDHVRVLRRVGDSDLATRPDEVASRAAGGLLAALHSVDARQVPVDLRRHLEAPAPGPDDLVSVHARLLESLDTGLARRLRALHPLLGPDPARGPRVLIHGDASPDQVLVDRRGQRVWWTDFDRARFGSPVADLGSYLAEAGSLEGEALLTGYVACGGRSPEPPQLRQAVAVSRLARLVDPLRGGDPAWRERVGQRLDDLADVLEGAGPWRH; this comes from the coding sequence ATGACCGCCCGGAGCGTGTCGGCCGCCGTCGAGACGCTGCTGGATCCCACAGCGCTCAGCGAGCTGGTTGACCAGCCGGTGCGCGCCGGGCGCCTGCGCATCAAGCCCGGGGTGTCGGTGGCGGTCTCGCTCCTGCGCCGCGGTGACGGGGCACCCGCGGGGTGGGCCCGCCTCCTGTGGCCGGTGAGCCGCACCAAGGCGGAGTCCAGTCGCAGGCGCGCCGAGCGTCTGGGCCTGAGCACCGCCCAGAGGCTCCTGCCCGACGGGCTGCTCGTCGAGCACGGACCGATCCCGGCCGACCCTCGTCTGGGCGCGGTCATCGACCGGGCGCACCGTCACGGGGTCCTGGAGGGGTGGGAGCCCGAGGCGGTCCTGCGCCACAACCCCCTGCGGCGGCTCGTCGTGGCTTACGGCGACCGGGTCGTCAAGCTGAGCGCCGCCCCCAGGCCCCACGACCGTGAGCTGCACCTACTCGTCCAGCGGCGCCTCGCGGTGCCCGAGGACCTGGGTGTGCCGACCGACCGGGAGGCGCCGGCCCTGGGGGACCACGTCCGGGTGCTCAGGCGCGTGGGAGACTCCGACCTGGCCACGCGCCCCGACGAGGTGGCCAGCCGTGCCGCGGGCGGTCTGCTGGCAGCGCTCCACTCCGTGGACGCCCGGCAGGTTCCCGTCGACCTGCGCCGGCACCTGGAGGCCCCGGCCCCCGGCCCCGACGACCTCGTGTCGGTCCACGCCCGCCTCCTCGAGTCACTGGACACCGGCCTGGCCCGCCGCCTGCGCGCGCTGCACCCGCTGCTGGGCCCAGACCCCGCCCGGGGCCCCCGGGTGCTCATCCACGGGGACGCCTCCCCCGACCAGGTGCTCGTGGACCGGCGGGGTCAGCGGGTGTGGTGGACCGACTTCGACCGCGCCCGGTTCGGCTCCCCGGTGGCGGACCTGGGCTCCTACCTGGCTGAGGCCGGTTCCCTTGAGGGCGAGGCGCTCCTGACGGGTTACGTGGCCTGCGGCGGCAGGTCCCCCGAGCCTCCCCAGCTGCGCCAGGCGGTGGCCGTCTCCCGGCTCGCGCGGCTCGTCGACCCCCTGCGCGGTGGGGACCCTGCCTGGCGCGAGCGCGTCGGGCAGCGCCTTGACGACCTGGCCGACGTCCTCGAGGGGGCAGGGCCGTGGAGGCACTGA
- a CDS encoding ABC transporter ATP-binding protein, with protein MARTLHLIGPDVRPQAGLIAGGTTALLLEVVFRILEPWPMKIVVDSVITSMGSPTGVAAASVRTLLACGAALVGIVVMRATCNYLATVCFALTGSRTAIALRARAFAHVQSLSQQFHARNRSADTVQRLVADVSRMQEVAITAGLPLAANVLTLLVMLVVMVVLDPLLASVVVVAVVVFLSTSSGTSRRITAASRRTRTGEAQLANTAQEALGAIKVVQAYGLEPLLQERFTGANHRSLKEGVTSLRLAARLERGTDVIVGLATAAVMVGGGVRVLQGDMTPGELVLFTTYLRTTMKPLRDMAKYTGRVARASASGERVADLMATDPEIVSPPQAARPHKTWGNLRFVQVRAAYEGVEVLHGVDLSVGPGEHVALIGPSGSGKSTLASLVVRAMDPTSGVVTLDGRGLQTLDLAWLRSQVSVLHQEAVLFAGTIRDNIRLGREGASDAEVEAAARAANAHDFIASLPQGYDTAVGERGGTLSGGQRQRVAIARALLRDTPVVVLDEATTGLDPASAGVVLDAVEHLVAGRTTLTVTHDAEVALRASRVVWVQDGRVLLDGPPQVLLGTSEVFRAWVRAGGSEVGLRLTEVGS; from the coding sequence CTGGCCCGTACCCTGCACCTCATCGGGCCCGACGTCCGCCCCCAGGCCGGACTCATCGCCGGCGGCACGACCGCCCTGCTCCTCGAGGTCGTCTTCCGCATCCTGGAGCCCTGGCCGATGAAGATCGTCGTCGACTCGGTCATCACCTCCATGGGCAGCCCTACGGGGGTCGCGGCCGCCTCGGTGCGCACTCTGCTGGCCTGCGGCGCCGCTCTCGTGGGTATCGTCGTCATGCGGGCGACGTGCAACTACCTGGCGACAGTCTGCTTCGCCCTGACCGGGTCACGAACCGCCATCGCCCTGCGCGCCCGGGCCTTCGCCCACGTCCAGAGCCTGTCCCAGCAGTTCCACGCCCGTAACCGCAGCGCCGACACGGTCCAGCGGCTCGTGGCCGACGTCTCCCGCATGCAGGAGGTTGCCATCACCGCGGGACTGCCGCTGGCGGCCAACGTCCTGACCCTGCTCGTCATGCTCGTCGTCATGGTCGTCCTCGACCCGCTGCTGGCCAGTGTCGTCGTCGTGGCGGTCGTCGTGTTCCTGTCGACGTCCTCGGGCACCTCCCGGCGGATCACGGCCGCCTCCCGGCGCACGCGCACGGGCGAGGCACAGCTGGCGAACACCGCCCAGGAGGCGCTGGGAGCCATCAAGGTCGTCCAGGCCTACGGGCTCGAGCCGCTGCTCCAGGAGCGCTTCACCGGCGCCAACCACCGCTCCCTCAAGGAGGGGGTGACCTCCCTGCGGCTGGCGGCGCGCCTGGAGCGGGGAACCGACGTCATCGTGGGCCTGGCCACGGCCGCGGTCATGGTCGGCGGAGGCGTGCGGGTGCTCCAGGGGGACATGACCCCCGGCGAGCTCGTTCTGTTCACCACCTACCTGCGCACGACGATGAAGCCCCTGCGGGACATGGCCAAGTACACCGGACGCGTCGCGCGGGCCAGCGCCTCGGGCGAGCGTGTGGCCGACCTCATGGCCACCGACCCCGAGATCGTCTCCCCTCCGCAGGCCGCTCGTCCCCACAAGACCTGGGGCAACCTCCGCTTCGTGCAGGTGCGCGCCGCCTACGAGGGGGTCGAGGTCCTCCACGGCGTGGACCTGTCGGTCGGCCCTGGGGAGCACGTCGCCCTCATCGGCCCCTCGGGCTCGGGCAAGTCGACCCTGGCGTCCCTGGTCGTGCGCGCGATGGACCCCACCAGCGGAGTCGTCACCCTCGACGGCAGGGGGCTGCAGACCCTGGACCTGGCGTGGCTGCGCTCGCAGGTCTCGGTGCTCCACCAGGAGGCGGTCCTGTTCGCCGGGACGATCCGGGACAACATCCGCCTGGGCCGCGAGGGCGCCTCCGACGCCGAGGTCGAGGCGGCCGCGCGGGCGGCCAACGCCCACGACTTCATCGCCTCCCTGCCCCAGGGCTATGACACGGCCGTGGGCGAGCGCGGCGGGACCCTGTCGGGCGGCCAGCGCCAGCGCGTGGCGATCGCCCGGGCGCTGCTGCGCGACACCCCGGTGGTCGTCCTCGACGAGGCGACGACAGGACTCGACCCGGCCTCCGCCGGGGTCGTCCTCGACGCCGTCGAGCACCTCGTGGCCGGACGCACGACGCTGACCGTCACCCACGACGCCGAGGTCGCCCTGCGCGCCAGCCGCGTCGTGTGGGTCCAGGACGGCCGTGTCCTGCTCGACGGTCCCCCGCAGGTGCTTCTGGGCACGTCGGAGGTCTTCCGCGCCTGGGTCCGTGCAGGTGGCTCCGAGGTCGGGCTGCGCCTGACGGAGGTCGGCTCATGA
- a CDS encoding glycosyltransferase family 4 protein: protein MRIAYVCADPGVPVFGTKGASVHIQEVVRELRAAGHRVVVHAARRGETVPSDLTDLEVIETPVPRAEPEERERLQRRASIEIAQAVVASGTDLVYERYSLFSTALAEIHAATRAPGVLEVNAPLIEEQRDHRVLVDQAGALRALRTQVGAARATVCVSEPVAQWVRALTGSPRVSTVPNGVSLSRITPAPEDPDRVVVTFVGTLKPWHGVEDLLEAAALAREGWHLRIVGDGPEMAALRSRSEALGLAVDFRGAVPPEQVPAHLAGSAVGVAPYPDLGGQERQYFSPLKVLEYLAAGLPVIASGVGQLPELLDGLGVLVPPSRPDLLAAAIDELASDPHRRATLGRASRERAEQRHGWDRVVTTILGHAGVDDDA, encoded by the coding sequence ATGCGCATAGCCTATGTCTGCGCCGACCCCGGTGTGCCGGTCTTCGGCACCAAGGGCGCCTCGGTGCACATCCAGGAGGTCGTGCGCGAGCTGCGCGCCGCGGGTCACCGCGTCGTCGTGCACGCCGCACGGCGCGGGGAGACGGTCCCCAGCGACCTGACCGACCTCGAGGTCATCGAGACCCCGGTCCCCCGGGCCGAGCCCGAGGAGCGCGAACGCCTCCAGCGCCGGGCCAGCATCGAGATCGCCCAGGCGGTCGTGGCCTCCGGCACCGACCTCGTCTACGAGCGCTACTCCCTGTTCAGCACAGCGCTGGCCGAGATCCACGCCGCGACCCGAGCCCCGGGTGTCCTGGAGGTCAACGCCCCCCTCATCGAGGAGCAGCGCGACCACCGGGTCCTGGTCGACCAGGCCGGGGCGCTGCGGGCGCTTCGCACGCAGGTCGGCGCCGCCCGCGCCACCGTGTGCGTCTCCGAGCCGGTGGCGCAGTGGGTGCGGGCACTGACCGGCTCACCGCGAGTGAGCACGGTGCCCAACGGGGTGAGCCTGAGCCGCATCACCCCGGCCCCTGAGGACCCCGATCGGGTCGTCGTCACCTTTGTGGGCACCCTCAAGCCGTGGCACGGTGTGGAGGACCTGCTCGAGGCCGCCGCCCTGGCCCGTGAGGGCTGGCATCTGCGGATCGTCGGGGACGGACCCGAGATGGCGGCCCTGCGGTCCCGGTCGGAGGCTCTCGGCCTGGCGGTGGACTTCCGGGGGGCGGTTCCTCCTGAGCAGGTTCCCGCCCACCTGGCGGGAAGCGCCGTCGGCGTCGCCCCCTATCCCGACCTGGGCGGTCAGGAGCGCCAGTACTTCTCCCCCCTCAAGGTCCTCGAGTACCTCGCGGCCGGCCTGCCGGTCATCGCATCTGGGGTCGGGCAGCTCCCCGAGCTGCTCGACGGCCTCGGCGTGCTCGTGCCGCCGTCGCGCCCCGACCTGCTGGCCGCCGCCATCGACGAGCTGGCCTCCGACCCCCACCGCCGTGCCACGCTCGGGCGGGCCTCACGCGAGCGCGCCGAGCAGCGGCACGGCTGGGACAGGGTCGTCACCACGATCCTGGGACACGCGGGAGTCGACGATGACGCCTGA
- a CDS encoding glycosyltransferase, which produces MSRIGYVLKVYPRFSETFIVTEILAREAHGDDLSVYALRPTTDARFHPEIARVSARVTWVPRPVRPTEMWEQMAHSLVDDTRRSRFADLMPVLASLPGDEVAQALSLAHAAQEDGITHLHAHFATLAGRTAWIASRLTGIPYTVTTHAKDIYHESVDRQWLRRVCADADRVIAISRFNEEHLRSELAGTGARVSLRYNALELSRFTYRDPIPVRGALRVAAVGRLVPKKGFDVLIEAVHRLRAAGTPIVLDIAGDGEERTRLAEQACRLGLTDRVRLLGPQTQEEVRELLRRSHVFAAPCVPAADGNVDGLPTVVLESMACGTPVLATAVTGLPEVVRDGETGVLLPPGDPEALAEALRDLAEGRIDPLPLARGARTLVEEQFDSRRQAEVLSAWQAPRVQGTDTCGEEN; this is translated from the coding sequence ATGAGCCGCATCGGATACGTCCTCAAGGTCTACCCGCGCTTCTCGGAGACCTTCATCGTCACCGAGATCCTGGCCCGAGAGGCCCACGGCGACGACCTGTCCGTCTACGCCCTGCGCCCCACGACCGACGCGCGCTTCCACCCCGAGATCGCACGGGTGTCGGCCCGTGTGACCTGGGTGCCCCGGCCGGTCAGGCCCACCGAGATGTGGGAGCAGATGGCCCACAGCCTGGTCGACGACACCCGCCGCTCCCGCTTCGCGGACCTCATGCCCGTCCTGGCCTCCCTCCCAGGTGACGAGGTCGCCCAGGCCCTGTCCCTGGCCCACGCGGCGCAGGAGGACGGCATCACCCACCTTCATGCGCACTTCGCGACCCTGGCGGGGCGCACGGCCTGGATCGCCTCCCGGCTGACCGGCATCCCCTACACCGTGACGACCCACGCCAAGGACATCTACCACGAGTCGGTGGACCGGCAGTGGCTGCGCCGGGTGTGCGCCGACGCCGACAGGGTCATCGCCATCTCCCGCTTCAACGAGGAGCACCTGCGCTCCGAGCTCGCCGGCACCGGGGCGAGGGTGAGCCTGCGGTACAACGCCCTGGAGCTGTCGCGCTTCACCTACCGCGACCCGATCCCCGTGCGCGGAGCCCTCCGGGTGGCCGCAGTGGGCAGGCTCGTGCCCAAGAAGGGCTTCGACGTCCTCATCGAGGCCGTCCACCGGCTCCGCGCAGCCGGGACCCCCATCGTGCTGGACATCGCCGGCGACGGCGAGGAGCGCACCCGCCTGGCCGAGCAGGCCTGCCGTCTGGGCCTGACAGACCGCGTGCGGCTGCTCGGCCCCCAGACCCAGGAGGAGGTCCGGGAGCTGCTCAGGCGCTCCCACGTCTTCGCCGCCCCCTGCGTGCCCGCGGCCGACGGCAACGTCGACGGTCTGCCCACGGTCGTCCTGGAGTCCATGGCTTGCGGAACCCCGGTCCTGGCCACCGCGGTGACGGGCCTGCCCGAGGTCGTGCGCGACGGCGAGACCGGAGTCCTCCTGCCGCCGGGTGACCCCGAGGCCCTGGCCGAGGCCTTGCGCGACCTGGCCGAGGGCCGGATCGACCCTCTCCCCCTGGCGCGAGGGGCCCGCACCCTGGTCGAGGAGCAGTTCGACTCCAGGAGGCAGGCGGAGGTCCTGTCGGCGTGGCAGGCCCCGCGAGTCCAGGGCACCGACACCTGTGGAGAGGAGAACTGA
- a CDS encoding glycosyltransferase family protein: MGHDDAIRVVLYSHDSQGLGHLRRNLALAHHLADHLPAVTGRGVSGLVVTGLTPDHGFRLPSGFDWLTLPGVAKTDLGYGPRSLGVDTDSLRTVRSHVLDAALLALGPDLVVIDRHPYGVWHELRTPLHHLRLAHPGARVVLGLREVLDSPDAAAAEWVRLGDPGEMRRLVDQVWVYGDPAVHDPVATAEIPPGMHDRVRYTGYLARGRRLLDHSAHEPSSPFILTTAGGGSDGHALLRTAARMTPPAGHEHIVVTGPQLDRSAFEAVREAAAPRTRVHRSWPGLSHQIAAASAVISMGGYNTVCEILDTSTPALVVPRERPRLEQLIRARALSDVGAVELLRLGDLDSAALSRWSHGAVRRRVERHRVDGTGLQTVPLLAARLLGHDEERCAPRPPALTPHPLSSSPASGRTRP, translated from the coding sequence ATGGGACACGACGACGCGATCAGGGTGGTGCTCTACAGCCACGACTCGCAGGGCCTGGGGCACCTGCGCCGCAATCTCGCGCTCGCCCACCACCTCGCGGACCACCTCCCGGCCGTGACCGGGCGGGGCGTGAGCGGGCTCGTCGTCACCGGCCTCACCCCCGATCACGGCTTCCGCCTGCCCTCGGGCTTCGACTGGCTCACCCTGCCCGGAGTCGCCAAGACCGACCTGGGCTACGGTCCCCGGAGCCTGGGGGTCGACACCGACTCCCTGCGCACCGTGCGCAGCCACGTCCTCGACGCCGCGCTCCTGGCACTGGGACCTGATCTCGTCGTCATCGACCGCCATCCCTACGGCGTGTGGCACGAGCTGCGGACACCGCTGCACCACCTGCGCCTGGCCCACCCGGGGGCGCGCGTGGTCCTGGGACTGAGGGAGGTGCTCGACTCCCCTGACGCCGCCGCCGCCGAGTGGGTCCGCCTGGGCGACCCGGGCGAGATGCGCCGACTTGTCGACCAGGTGTGGGTCTACGGCGACCCCGCCGTCCACGACCCCGTGGCCACCGCCGAGATCCCGCCGGGCATGCACGACCGCGTCCGGTACACCGGCTACCTCGCGCGCGGCAGGCGCCTGCTCGACCACAGCGCCCACGAGCCCTCCTCCCCCTTCATCCTGACCACCGCCGGCGGGGGGTCCGACGGCCACGCCCTGCTGCGCACAGCCGCCCGGATGACCCCGCCGGCCGGACACGAGCACATCGTGGTCACCGGGCCCCAGCTCGACCGCAGCGCCTTCGAGGCGGTGCGTGAGGCCGCCGCCCCCCGCACCCGGGTGCACCGCTCCTGGCCGGGACTCAGCCACCAGATCGCCGCGGCCTCGGCCGTCATCTCCATGGGCGGCTACAACACCGTCTGCGAGATCCTCGACACCTCGACGCCCGCGCTCGTCGTGCCCCGCGAGAGGCCGCGGCTCGAGCAGCTCATCCGGGCCCGCGCCCTCAGTGACGTCGGGGCGGTGGAGCTCCTGAGACTGGGCGACCTCGATTCCGCGGCCCTGAGCCGCTGGAGCCACGGGGCTGTTCGACGTCGCGTCGAGCGACACCGGGTCGACGGAACCGGCCTGCAGACCGTCCCGCTCCTCGCCGCCCGGCTGCTGGGCCACGACGAGGAGCGCTGCGCTCCCCGGCCCCCGGCTCTCACCCCCCATCCCCTGTCCTCGTCCCCCGCCAGCGGAAGGACCCGCCCATGA
- a CDS encoding SIS domain-containing protein: protein MTSRTTSEINSQPELWARAAELAGDVEGLPRTGERVAVVGCGTSWFMAQSYAVLRDEAGQGETDAFTASLLPTERRYDRAVLLSRSGTTTEIVEVARALRERGTPATLITAVGGGPAAPQVDHEIVLDFADERSVVQTRFATTALSLLRASTGQDLSRSVADAAAALETEIDPAWVEAPQVTFLGEGWCFGLANEAALKWREASQAWTESYPSMEYRHGPIAIAEPGRLTWVFGQAPVGMAQQVALTGASLLTFDLDPLAALVVAQRTAVARAQARGLDPDRPRHLSRAVILSGARG, encoded by the coding sequence GTGACTAGCAGAACAACCTCGGAGATCAACAGCCAGCCCGAGCTGTGGGCCAGGGCCGCCGAGCTCGCCGGTGACGTGGAGGGACTGCCACGAACGGGGGAGCGCGTCGCCGTCGTCGGCTGCGGCACCTCGTGGTTCATGGCCCAGTCCTACGCGGTGCTGCGGGACGAGGCGGGTCAGGGTGAGACCGACGCCTTCACCGCCTCCCTGCTCCCGACCGAGCGGCGCTACGACCGTGCCGTCCTGCTGTCCCGCTCGGGCACGACCACGGAGATCGTCGAGGTCGCCCGGGCCCTGCGGGAACGAGGCACCCCCGCCACCCTCATCACCGCCGTCGGCGGCGGACCCGCGGCGCCGCAGGTCGACCACGAGATCGTCCTCGACTTCGCCGACGAGCGCTCGGTGGTCCAGACCCGCTTCGCCACGACCGCGCTCAGCCTGCTGCGGGCCTCGACCGGCCAGGACCTGTCACGGTCCGTGGCCGACGCCGCCGCCGCCCTCGAGACCGAGATCGACCCCGCGTGGGTCGAGGCCCCCCAGGTCACCTTCCTGGGAGAGGGCTGGTGCTTCGGGCTCGCCAACGAGGCGGCGCTCAAGTGGCGCGAGGCCTCCCAGGCGTGGACCGAGTCCTACCCGTCCATGGAGTACCGGCACGGACCGATCGCCATCGCCGAGCCCGGGCGCCTGACCTGGGTCTTCGGTCAGGCTCCTGTGGGGATGGCGCAGCAGGTGGCCCTGACCGGCGCGAGCCTGCTCACCTTCGACCTCGACCCCCTGGCGGCGCTCGTCGTGGCCCAGCGGACGGCGGTCGCCCGGGCGCAGGCCCGTGGCCTGGACCCCGACCGTCCGCGCCACCTGAGCCGGGCGGTCATCCTCTCCGGGGCGCGGGGCTGA
- a CDS encoding ROK family protein, producing MAARWAVGVDVGGTTIKTVVSNAAGQAVLRRTDPTPHGAQEVVATVARVVSEVDADLEAGRVREGARALAPEEVVHPVGVDVPGIVDEDAGVAVLSVNLGWGRVPMRLDLERALGRPVSLGHDVRSGAWAESRWGAAGPHCVYLALGTGLAAAVVLDGRPVVSGGWAGEVGQMLVPDPDSPGSLARLEDVVSAGALARRWARSRPAGTRGRVVEEGALGVLREVERGDAEAARVWDTGLDALAELVARTACLLGPVDVVIGGGLAGAGRARLVEPLRNRVADLLTVCPPPRVLVAGLGPWSQALGSAGRALAASGEGG from the coding sequence GTGGCGGCGCGCTGGGCCGTCGGCGTCGACGTCGGAGGCACCACGATCAAGACTGTCGTGTCGAACGCCGCCGGCCAGGCGGTCCTCAGGCGCACCGATCCCACCCCTCACGGCGCTCAGGAGGTCGTCGCCACCGTGGCCCGTGTCGTCTCCGAGGTCGACGCCGACCTCGAGGCGGGCCGGGTGCGCGAGGGCGCGCGGGCGCTGGCCCCCGAGGAGGTCGTGCACCCGGTGGGCGTCGACGTCCCCGGCATCGTCGACGAGGACGCTGGGGTCGCCGTCCTGTCGGTCAACCTCGGCTGGGGCAGGGTGCCGATGCGCCTCGACCTCGAGCGGGCCCTGGGTCGGCCCGTGTCCCTGGGGCACGACGTGCGCAGCGGGGCCTGGGCCGAGTCGCGTTGGGGGGCGGCGGGTCCGCACTGTGTGTACCTGGCCCTGGGCACCGGGCTGGCGGCCGCTGTCGTGCTCGACGGCCGGCCGGTGGTCTCCGGCGGCTGGGCAGGGGAGGTCGGGCAGATGCTCGTGCCCGATCCGGACTCTCCCGGCTCTCTCGCTCGGTTGGAGGACGTCGTGAGCGCAGGCGCGCTGGCCCGCAGGTGGGCGCGCTCGCGACCGGCCGGCACCCGAGGGCGGGTGGTGGAGGAGGGCGCCCTCGGCGTCCTGCGGGAGGTCGAGCGCGGTGACGCCGAGGCGGCGCGCGTGTGGGACACGGGCCTGGACGCGTTGGCCGAGCTCGTCGCGCGCACCGCGTGCCTCCTGGGGCCGGTCGACGTCGTCATCGGCGGGGGCCTGGCGGGGGCGGGTCGGGCCCGCCTCGTCGAGCCCCTGCGGAACCGGGTTGCCGACCTGCTCACCGTCTGCCCGCCACCACGGGTCCTGGTCGCCGGCCTCGGCCCGTGGTCGCAGGCGCTGGGCAGCGCCGGACGTGCGCTGGCGGCCTCGGGTGAGGGAGGCTGA
- the nadD gene encoding nicotinate-nucleotide adenylyltransferase, whose product MSESSRRLRIGVMGGTFDPIHHGHLVAASEVQNAFGLDEVIFVPTWAQPFKRDRRVSPAEHRYLMTVIATAPNPRFTVSRVDIDRGGTTYTIDTLHDIASEYPGAELYFITGADALAQILTWKDNEEIFDLAHMVGVTRPGHVLSDPGLPEDKVSLVEVPAMAISSTDCRRRVGSGVPVWYLVPDGVVQYIRKYGLYRMVHRPASTTSMTAHVAREQSLREDNDGE is encoded by the coding sequence ATGAGCGAGAGCTCGCGCCGCCTGCGCATCGGCGTCATGGGCGGGACCTTCGACCCGATCCACCACGGGCACCTCGTGGCGGCCTCGGAGGTGCAGAACGCCTTCGGTCTCGACGAGGTCATCTTCGTGCCGACGTGGGCGCAGCCCTTCAAGCGGGACAGGCGCGTGTCCCCGGCCGAGCACCGCTATCTCATGACGGTGATCGCCACCGCGCCCAACCCCCGCTTCACGGTCTCCCGGGTCGACATCGACCGGGGCGGCACGACCTACACGATCGACACCCTCCACGACATCGCCTCGGAGTACCCGGGCGCCGAGCTGTACTTCATCACCGGCGCAGACGCCCTGGCGCAGATCCTGACGTGGAAGGACAATGAGGAGATCTTCGACCTGGCCCACATGGTGGGGGTCACGCGCCCCGGGCACGTGCTGTCCGACCCGGGGCTGCCCGAGGACAAGGTGTCCCTGGTCGAGGTCCCGGCCATGGCGATCTCGTCGACCGACTGCCGTCGGAGGGTCGGCAGCGGCGTGCCCGTGTGGTACCTCGTGCCCGACGGCGTGGTGCAGTACATCCGCAAGTACGGGCTCTACCGTATGGTGCACCGACCGGCGTCCACGACGTCGATGACGGCTCACGTCGCGAGAGAGCAGTCCCTGAGGGAGGATAACGATGGTGAGTGA
- the rsfS gene encoding ribosome silencing factor produces MPATAQSVELTVVAARAAAGKKAEEIIAIDVSERLALTDVFLVVSGGNDRQVRAIVDAVDEAMHKAGARRRAREGYEEAHWVLLDYSDLVVHVQRSEDREYYALERLWKDCPLVALPEDLGAPIEAGPVVGPAL; encoded by the coding sequence GTGCCAGCCACCGCCCAGTCCGTCGAGCTCACCGTCGTCGCCGCCCGCGCGGCGGCCGGCAAGAAGGCGGAGGAGATCATCGCGATCGACGTCTCGGAGCGCTTGGCGCTGACTGACGTGTTCCTCGTCGTGTCCGGAGGCAACGACAGGCAGGTGCGCGCCATCGTCGACGCGGTCGACGAGGCCATGCACAAGGCCGGGGCGCGCCGTCGGGCCCGCGAGGGATATGAGGAGGCCCACTGGGTCCTGCTGGACTACTCCGACCTGGTCGTCCACGTCCAGCGCAGCGAGGACCGGGAGTACTACGCCCTGGAACGGCTGTGGAAGGACTGCCCCCTTGTCGCGCTGCCCGAGGACCTCGGAGCACCCATCGAGGCGGGGCCCGTCGTCGGGCCCGCGCTCTGA